The following coding sequences lie in one Crassostrea angulata isolate pt1a10 chromosome 10, ASM2561291v2, whole genome shotgun sequence genomic window:
- the LOC128168033 gene encoding uncharacterized protein LOC128168033 isoform X1 yields MSSNGAGELLDGDGPDRKKIKTSECVREGILLGYGNPLLDISVTGTQEFLDKYGLERDNAILAEDKHKPMYKDMVDTFGDKVEYVPGGATLNAIKVAQWLSGVPNATTFFGCINKDEFGKIMENKAREAGVNTKFQYTDKEPTGTCAVIVTEKYRSMCANLAAANCFTEEHLETPENWKLVEKAQYYYIAGFPLTVSPSTVIRIAKHAQESGKVFTMNLSAPFLCQFFKEPMLKTLPYVDILFGNETEAETFAKENNFGTTDIAEIALKIAELPKEDNKPRTVVITQGSNPTVVAKDGKTTEYPVIPIADKDIIDTNGAGDAFVGGFLAQLIQGKPVEECVKCGNYAANLIIQRSGCTYPETPDYK; encoded by the exons ATGTCTTCAAATGGAGCCGGAGAACTCCTGGATGGCGATGGTCCCGacaggaaaaaaattaaaacatcagAATGCGTTAG GGAAGGTATACTCCTGGGATATGGTAACCCTCTGTTGGATATTTCTGTGACTGGAACACAGGAATTCCTGGACAA GTATGGTCTGGAGAGGGATAATGCCATCCTTGCAGAAGACAAGCACAAACCAAT GTATAAGGATATGGTGGACACATTTGGAGACAAAGTGGAATATGTGCCTGGTGGTGCCACTCTAAATGCAATTAAAGTTGCACAG TGGTTGTCTGGAGTTCCCAATGCCACAACATTTTTTGGTTGCATCAACAAAGATGAGTTTGGGAAAATCATGGAGAACAAAGCCAGGGAGGCCGGGGTCAACACAAAGTTCCAGTATACTGACAAAGAACCAACAGGGACGTGTGCTGTCATTGTCACAGAAAAATACAG GTCAATGTGTGCCAATTTAGCAGCAGCCAACTGTTTTACTGAGGAACATCTAGAGACCCCGGAAAATTGGAAACTTGTGGAGAAGGCCCAGTATTACTATATTGCT GGTTTCCCTCTGACTGTCAGTCCCTCCACAGTGATCAGAATAGCCAAGCATGCCCAGGAGTCTGGTAAAGTGTTCACCATGAACCTCTCTGCTCCCTTCCTGTGCCAGTTCTTCAAGGAACCCATGCTGAAGACACTGCCTTATGTCGACATCTTGTTTGGAAATGAAACA gaAGCAGAAACATTTGCCAAAGAAAATAACTTTGGT acAACAGACATTGCAGAAATAGCATTAAAGATAGCTGAGCTTCCCAAGGAAGACAACAAACCAAGGACTGTAGTTATAACTCAGGGCAGCAATCCAACCGTTGTAGCAAAGG ATGGTAAGACGACAGAGTATCCTGTGATCCCGATCGCTGACAAGGACATCATAGATACCAATGGAGCCGGTGATGCTTTTGTAGGAG GTTTCTTGGCCCAGTTGATCCAAGGCAAGCCTGTGGAGGAGTGTGTTAAGTGTGGAAACTATGCAGCCAATCTAATCATCCAGCGCTCGGGCTGCACATATCCCGAGACGCCCGACTACAAGTGA
- the LOC128168033 gene encoding uncharacterized protein LOC128168033 isoform X2: MAREGILLGYGNPLLDISVTGTQEFLDKYGLERDNAILAEDKHKPMYKDMVDTFGDKVEYVPGGATLNAIKVAQWLSGVPNATTFFGCINKDEFGKIMENKAREAGVNTKFQYTDKEPTGTCAVIVTEKYRSMCANLAAANCFTEEHLETPENWKLVEKAQYYYIAGFPLTVSPSTVIRIAKHAQESGKVFTMNLSAPFLCQFFKEPMLKTLPYVDILFGNETEAETFAKENNFGTTDIAEIALKIAELPKEDNKPRTVVITQGSNPTVVAKDGKTTEYPVIPIADKDIIDTNGAGDAFVGGFLAQLIQGKPVEECVKCGNYAANLIIQRSGCTYPETPDYK, encoded by the exons ATGGCAAG GGAAGGTATACTCCTGGGATATGGTAACCCTCTGTTGGATATTTCTGTGACTGGAACACAGGAATTCCTGGACAA GTATGGTCTGGAGAGGGATAATGCCATCCTTGCAGAAGACAAGCACAAACCAAT GTATAAGGATATGGTGGACACATTTGGAGACAAAGTGGAATATGTGCCTGGTGGTGCCACTCTAAATGCAATTAAAGTTGCACAG TGGTTGTCTGGAGTTCCCAATGCCACAACATTTTTTGGTTGCATCAACAAAGATGAGTTTGGGAAAATCATGGAGAACAAAGCCAGGGAGGCCGGGGTCAACACAAAGTTCCAGTATACTGACAAAGAACCAACAGGGACGTGTGCTGTCATTGTCACAGAAAAATACAG GTCAATGTGTGCCAATTTAGCAGCAGCCAACTGTTTTACTGAGGAACATCTAGAGACCCCGGAAAATTGGAAACTTGTGGAGAAGGCCCAGTATTACTATATTGCT GGTTTCCCTCTGACTGTCAGTCCCTCCACAGTGATCAGAATAGCCAAGCATGCCCAGGAGTCTGGTAAAGTGTTCACCATGAACCTCTCTGCTCCCTTCCTGTGCCAGTTCTTCAAGGAACCCATGCTGAAGACACTGCCTTATGTCGACATCTTGTTTGGAAATGAAACA gaAGCAGAAACATTTGCCAAAGAAAATAACTTTGGT acAACAGACATTGCAGAAATAGCATTAAAGATAGCTGAGCTTCCCAAGGAAGACAACAAACCAAGGACTGTAGTTATAACTCAGGGCAGCAATCCAACCGTTGTAGCAAAGG ATGGTAAGACGACAGAGTATCCTGTGATCCCGATCGCTGACAAGGACATCATAGATACCAATGGAGCCGGTGATGCTTTTGTAGGAG GTTTCTTGGCCCAGTTGATCCAAGGCAAGCCTGTGGAGGAGTGTGTTAAGTGTGGAAACTATGCAGCCAATCTAATCATCCAGCGCTCGGGCTGCACATATCCCGAGACGCCCGACTACAAGTGA